Proteins from one Planctomyces sp. SH-PL62 genomic window:
- the thpR gene encoding RNA 2',3'-cyclic phosphodiesterase → MAQTTRTFLAIDVPSPVAERLAKLQTRLSPLLPEFRWNDAAPFHMTLAFLGDVPFTELKDVCDAAVKAARACKRFEVRIAGLGAFPKPERPRVIWAGFDGPGLEPLAALHKAVVSNLRKVGRQPEDVRFSPHVTLGRLRTGRDKRPTSTTIPAADLTEILEQFREWTAGEFTVGEVVAYSSTLTPEGPTHAPLVRGGLASAKPRPET, encoded by the coding sequence ATGGCCCAGACGACCCGGACGTTCCTCGCGATCGACGTGCCCTCCCCGGTCGCCGAGCGGCTGGCCAAGCTCCAGACGAGGCTCTCCCCGCTCCTGCCCGAGTTTCGCTGGAACGACGCGGCGCCGTTCCACATGACGCTCGCCTTCCTGGGCGACGTCCCGTTCACCGAGCTGAAGGACGTCTGCGACGCCGCGGTCAAGGCCGCGCGGGCGTGCAAACGCTTCGAAGTGAGGATCGCCGGCCTGGGTGCCTTCCCCAAGCCCGAGCGGCCCCGCGTCATCTGGGCGGGCTTCGACGGTCCCGGCCTCGAACCCCTCGCCGCCTTGCACAAGGCCGTCGTCTCCAACCTCCGCAAGGTGGGCCGCCAGCCCGAGGACGTGCGATTCAGCCCTCACGTCACCCTGGGAAGGCTCCGGACCGGCCGCGACAAGCGACCGACCTCGACCACCATCCCCGCCGCCGATCTGACGGAGATCCTGGAGCAATTCCGCGAATGGACGGCCGGCGAATTCACCGTCGGCGAGGTCGTCGCCTACTCCTCCACGCTCACCCCGGAAGGCCCCACCCACGCCCCGCTCGTCCGCGGCGGCCTGGCCTCGGCGAAACCCCGCCCCGAGACTTGA
- a CDS encoding TerC family protein — protein sequence MVDDFSQVIAILKIILFDLLLSGDNAVVIGMAAHRLPPAQRRQAMIWGCGLAIFMRIGLTLVVSTLLVIPGIRFIGAIFLVWIAAKLMQEEVDAASDHPHMAPASLFKAIQRIALADFIMSLDNVLAIASAAQSSAQIVMGLVLSIMMLLFLSAVITEIMNRYRWIVYAGAALLAWTAADMMAHDLHDFFHKGYVAGWPEFPAWGLWALRFTLVALCLTVNIWLPDSDDEDGGEWADAVEPPPTETSMEPSANP from the coding sequence ATGGTCGACGACTTCTCGCAAGTGATCGCGATCCTCAAAATCATCCTCTTCGACTTGCTCCTCTCCGGCGACAACGCGGTCGTCATCGGCATGGCGGCGCATCGCCTGCCGCCGGCCCAACGTCGTCAGGCGATGATCTGGGGCTGCGGCCTCGCGATCTTCATGCGGATCGGGCTCACCCTGGTCGTCTCCACGCTGCTGGTGATCCCCGGCATTCGCTTCATCGGGGCGATCTTCCTCGTCTGGATCGCCGCAAAGCTGATGCAGGAGGAGGTGGACGCGGCCTCCGATCATCCCCACATGGCCCCGGCCTCGCTCTTCAAGGCCATCCAGCGGATCGCCCTGGCCGACTTCATCATGAGCCTGGACAACGTCCTGGCGATCGCCAGCGCCGCGCAGTCGTCGGCGCAGATCGTGATGGGCCTCGTCCTGTCGATCATGATGCTTCTCTTCCTGAGCGCGGTGATCACCGAGATCATGAACCGCTACCGCTGGATCGTGTACGCGGGGGCGGCGCTGCTGGCCTGGACGGCCGCCGACATGATGGCCCACGACCTCCACGACTTCTTTCACAAGGGCTACGTGGCGGGCTGGCCCGAATTCCCCGCCTGGGGCCTCTGGGCGCTGCGGTTCACCCTGGTGGCCCTGTGCCTCACCGTCAACATATGGCTGCCGGACTCGGACGACGAGGATGGGGGCGAGTGGGCCGACGCGGTCGAGCCGCCGCCGACGGAGACCTCGATGGAGCCGTCAGCGAATCCTTGA
- a CDS encoding YybH family protein, translating to MSRSTRLLILLAFLGIGFGFANARVFAEEPPASPAGEADRAAIHALLAEFVKAYDAGDAHAIAALFTSAARIEAEDADPIVGRAAIEKRFAERFEAEPGRTIVVEPTSLRMLGADAAIEEGLAVVASPPDGDHHAGSVRFRYTAAYVREDGRWLQDSIHDFPMPDLDAEKSPRERLADLEWLIGEWIDQDDDAEVETTCEWADDGAFLIRKFRVKAAGSIGLSGVQRVGWDPRLKQFRSWTFDSEGGFSEGLWSHEDGDDRWIIKTTGVLKDGRTASATNIVSRRGRDVVRWSSVERTLGSSALPGVEEVTLVRRPPPPRAAASPSTPAPTSTPGDPARSRR from the coding sequence ATGTCGAGATCCACCAGACTCCTGATCCTCTTGGCCTTCCTCGGAATCGGCTTCGGGTTCGCGAACGCCCGGGTCTTCGCGGAAGAGCCGCCGGCCTCGCCGGCCGGGGAGGCCGACCGGGCCGCGATCCACGCCCTGCTGGCTGAGTTCGTGAAGGCGTACGACGCCGGAGACGCCCACGCGATCGCCGCCCTGTTCACGTCGGCCGCCCGGATCGAGGCCGAGGACGCGGACCCGATCGTGGGCCGAGCCGCGATCGAGAAGCGGTTCGCCGAGCGGTTCGAGGCCGAGCCGGGCCGGACGATCGTCGTCGAGCCCACCTCCCTCCGCATGCTCGGCGCGGACGCAGCGATCGAGGAAGGCCTCGCCGTGGTGGCCTCGCCGCCCGACGGCGACCACCACGCCGGATCCGTGCGCTTTCGCTACACGGCCGCCTATGTCCGGGAGGACGGCCGGTGGCTCCAGGATTCCATCCACGACTTCCCCATGCCCGACCTCGACGCCGAGAAGTCCCCTCGCGAACGCCTGGCCGACCTCGAATGGCTGATCGGCGAGTGGATCGACCAGGACGACGACGCCGAGGTCGAGACCACCTGCGAGTGGGCCGACGACGGGGCCTTCCTGATCCGCAAATTCCGCGTCAAGGCCGCGGGCTCGATCGGGCTGTCGGGCGTCCAGCGGGTCGGCTGGGACCCCCGGCTCAAGCAGTTCCGCTCGTGGACGTTCGACTCCGAAGGGGGCTTCTCCGAGGGGCTCTGGTCGCACGAGGACGGCGACGACCGCTGGATCATCAAGACCACCGGCGTCTTGAAGGACGGCCGAACCGCGTCGGCGACGAACATCGTCTCCCGCCGAGGCCGCGACGTCGTCCGCTGGTCGTCCGTCGAGCGGACGCTCGGCTCGTCCGCCCTGCCGGGCGTCGAGGAGGTCACGCTCGTCCGCAGACCGCCGCCGCCCCGCGCGGCGGCTTCCCCTTCCACCCCCGCTCCCACCTCTACCCCGGGCGATCCCGCCAGGAGCCGACGATGA
- a CDS encoding tetratricopeptide repeat protein — MPGGRPPGWGGRPPAWAGRPGWNNHQAWVNGYWHGRNNNGFWNNSGGFWTGMAVGGIAGWGLGSSIYNWGYRPYVNPYAVVATQPIVVQQPVVEAAPVYDYSQPLAASTATEPAAADDPALQTFADARAAFLAGDYPGALQRTDEALKALPNDAALHEFRALCLFALKRYDQAAEVLYAVLAVGPGWDWTTLIGLYPNIEVYTAQLRALEDYRTAHPDSAAARFVLAYHYLTEGFTDEAVREFNAVSRLQPGDTLSKQIAASLKSDAQAAQPPEAETAPAQPEPGEAAAPANEPSLVGVWKASPDPSVSIELTIKDDGGFTWNVTQQGRTQPINGAYSYAGGILTLARAEDQNDAMVGRVTWKDDSHFVFQALGGGDNDPGLSFAK, encoded by the coding sequence ATGCCCGGCGGTCGACCTCCGGGATGGGGCGGGAGGCCGCCGGCCTGGGCCGGGAGGCCGGGATGGAACAACCATCAGGCCTGGGTCAACGGCTACTGGCATGGGCGGAACAACAACGGCTTCTGGAACAACAGCGGCGGCTTCTGGACCGGGATGGCGGTCGGCGGCATCGCCGGCTGGGGGCTCGGCTCGTCCATCTACAACTGGGGGTATCGCCCGTACGTGAACCCGTACGCCGTCGTCGCGACCCAGCCGATCGTCGTCCAGCAGCCGGTGGTCGAGGCCGCGCCGGTCTATGACTACTCGCAGCCCCTGGCGGCCTCCACGGCGACCGAGCCGGCCGCCGCCGACGACCCGGCCTTGCAGACGTTCGCGGACGCTCGGGCCGCGTTCCTGGCCGGCGACTATCCCGGCGCCCTGCAAAGGACCGACGAGGCTCTCAAGGCCCTCCCCAACGACGCGGCCCTCCACGAGTTCCGCGCCCTCTGCCTGTTCGCGCTGAAGCGCTACGACCAGGCCGCCGAGGTGCTCTACGCCGTCCTCGCCGTCGGCCCCGGCTGGGACTGGACGACCCTGATCGGCCTCTATCCGAATATCGAGGTCTACACGGCGCAGCTCCGCGCCCTGGAGGACTATCGCACGGCCCACCCGGACTCGGCCGCCGCACGGTTCGTCCTGGCCTATCACTACCTGACCGAAGGCTTCACCGATGAGGCCGTCCGGGAGTTCAACGCGGTCTCGCGGCTGCAACCCGGCGACACGCTCTCCAAGCAGATCGCCGCCAGCCTGAAATCGGACGCCCAGGCGGCCCAGCCCCCGGAGGCCGAGACCGCCCCGGCTCAGCCGGAACCCGGCGAGGCGGCCGCCCCGGCGAACGAGCCGAGCCTCGTCGGCGTGTGGAAAGCCTCCCCCGACCCGTCGGTCTCGATCGAGTTGACGATCAAGGACGACGGCGGATTCACCTGGAACGTGACCCAGCAGGGCCGGACCCAGCCGATCAACGGCGCCTACAGCTACGCCGGAGGCATCCTCACCCTGGCCCGCGCCGAGGATCAGAACGACGCCATGGTCGGCCGGGTGACCTGGAAGGACGACTCGCATTTCGTCTTCCAGGCCCTCGGCGGGGGCGACAACGACCCAGGTCTGTCCTTCGCGAAGTGA
- a CDS encoding GGDEF domain-containing protein — protein MQSEKGWRRDAPTSTLATREGEEMDAGRRERAEVEAAVHDFATAASSSTDLVALCDALATAARRVAGGAPIAVHLAGEAVEPASGATALPLRVGESGKTWGWLVLDGPGADPEPPSEIMGRRLESLATLAAFAIERHRAGRLASPSARSGPNVAPSALHDVGLLGTVLPFALSQARRHKEPLSILVVAIGRLRGVRDLLGDSEADRVVSRIGIGIVGLLRSSDLVARLDGDRLMVVLPRSELNDARRVGEKLCQGIAAAHDLMGIPLKASLSIGAATFPTSASTLGELFDAADAALAEACELGPGRVAAAFDRGREVASRC, from the coding sequence ATGCAATCGGAAAAAGGCTGGAGGAGGGACGCCCCGACGTCGACGCTCGCCACGCGTGAGGGTGAGGAGATGGACGCGGGACGCCGGGAAAGGGCCGAGGTCGAGGCCGCCGTCCATGATTTCGCGACGGCGGCCTCGTCCTCGACCGATCTGGTCGCCCTCTGCGACGCACTGGCGACGGCCGCCCGACGCGTGGCGGGCGGGGCGCCGATCGCCGTGCACCTGGCGGGCGAGGCGGTCGAGCCCGCATCGGGGGCGACTGCGCTTCCGTTGCGGGTCGGGGAGTCCGGGAAAACCTGGGGTTGGCTCGTCCTCGACGGGCCGGGGGCCGATCCGGAGCCCCCGTCCGAGATCATGGGCCGGCGGCTCGAATCGCTGGCGACGCTCGCGGCGTTCGCGATCGAGCGGCATCGCGCCGGTCGCCTCGCGAGTCCGTCGGCTCGCTCCGGCCCGAACGTCGCCCCGTCCGCCCTTCACGACGTGGGACTGCTGGGGACGGTCTTGCCCTTCGCCTTGAGCCAGGCGAGGCGCCACAAGGAGCCGCTCTCCATCCTCGTCGTGGCGATCGGCCGCCTGCGAGGGGTGCGCGACCTGCTGGGCGACTCCGAGGCCGACCGGGTGGTGAGCCGGATCGGGATCGGGATCGTGGGGCTGCTCCGCTCCAGCGACCTGGTCGCACGGCTCGACGGCGACCGGCTCATGGTGGTGCTCCCCCGTTCGGAGCTGAACGACGCCCGACGCGTGGGCGAGAAGCTTTGCCAGGGGATCGCCGCCGCCCATGACCTGATGGGAATCCCGCTGAAAGCCTCGCTCTCGATCGGCGCGGCCACCTTCCCCACGAGCGCCTCGACGCTCGGCGAATTGTTCGATGCGGCCGATGCGGCCCTGGCCGAAGCCTGCGAACTCGGCCCCGGTCGCGTCGCGGCGGCCTTCGACCGGGGCCGCGAAGTCGCGTCCCGGTGCTGA
- a CDS encoding CAP domain-containing protein: MSSPTIEPRVLSRVVLSLVAVIAVACQAEAQQYYYTTDGTAAPTQPAPTYIYQTAPAVQYVQQPEAAQVYQGGYVATEVAAQPVQAEAAPAASYGDPYGFVNWLNGVRASYGLGAVGHDPNLSSWAAMNNNQQAAQGLGHHVMGPARRQNSAMGGFPGIEAMWMASPAHRAALLDPTITWVGIAGAGAWWTFNAN; this comes from the coding sequence TTGTCCAGTCCCACCATTGAGCCTCGCGTCTTGAGTCGGGTGGTCCTATCTCTCGTCGCCGTCATCGCGGTCGCCTGCCAGGCCGAGGCCCAACAGTACTACTACACCACGGATGGTACGGCGGCTCCTACCCAGCCCGCCCCCACTTATATTTACCAGACCGCCCCGGCGGTCCAGTACGTCCAGCAGCCCGAGGCCGCCCAGGTTTACCAGGGTGGGTACGTCGCCACGGAAGTCGCGGCGCAGCCCGTCCAGGCGGAGGCGGCCCCGGCCGCGTCCTACGGCGATCCGTACGGATTCGTGAACTGGCTGAACGGCGTGCGGGCCTCCTACGGCCTCGGCGCGGTCGGCCACGACCCGAACCTGTCGAGCTGGGCGGCGATGAACAACAATCAGCAGGCGGCCCAGGGCCTGGGGCACCACGTCATGGGTCCGGCTCGACGCCAGAACTCGGCGATGGGCGGCTTCCCGGGCATCGAGGCGATGTGGATGGCCTCTCCGGCCCACCGCGCGGCGCTGCTGGATCCGACGATCACCTGGGTCGGGATCGCCGGTGCCGGCGCCTGGTGGACCTTCAACGCCAACTGA
- the hisF gene encoding imidazole glycerol phosphate synthase subunit HisF produces the protein MLAKRIIPCLDVNQGRVVKGTNFLNLRDAGDPVEVARRYDEEGADELVFLDITASHEGRDILWDVVRRTSEVCFMPLTVGGGIRTLDDVRGLLKAGADKVSINSAAVRDPDLIRKAARKFGSQCIVVNIDPKRVVKEGREVWEVHINGGRIPTGLEAVAWAIEVQRLGAGEIVLTSMDADGTKNGYDLEMTRAVVDAVEVPVVASGGAGSPEHLRAVLAEAGASAALAASIFHYKEYSIRETKDYLAERGVPVRRPPSPSESSAASVRSS, from the coding sequence ATGCTGGCCAAGCGGATCATTCCTTGCCTGGACGTCAACCAAGGCCGCGTGGTCAAGGGGACGAATTTCCTGAACCTCCGGGACGCCGGCGACCCGGTCGAGGTGGCCCGCCGTTACGATGAAGAGGGGGCCGACGAGTTGGTCTTCCTCGACATCACGGCCAGCCACGAGGGGCGGGACATCCTCTGGGACGTGGTCCGCCGCACCTCGGAGGTCTGCTTCATGCCCCTTACCGTCGGCGGCGGGATCCGCACGCTCGACGACGTCCGGGGGCTCCTGAAGGCCGGGGCCGACAAGGTCTCGATCAACTCGGCGGCGGTGCGCGACCCGGACCTGATCCGCAAGGCGGCCCGCAAGTTCGGCAGCCAGTGCATCGTGGTCAACATCGACCCCAAGCGGGTCGTGAAAGAGGGCCGCGAGGTCTGGGAGGTCCACATCAACGGGGGCCGGATCCCGACCGGGCTGGAGGCCGTGGCCTGGGCGATCGAGGTCCAGCGGCTGGGCGCCGGCGAGATCGTCCTGACCAGCATGGACGCCGACGGCACCAAGAACGGCTACGATCTGGAGATGACCCGCGCGGTGGTCGACGCCGTGGAGGTCCCGGTGGTGGCGTCGGGAGGGGCCGGGAGCCCGGAACACCTGCGGGCCGTGCTGGCCGAGGCGGGCGCGAGCGCCGCGCTGGCCGCGAGCATCTTCCACTATAAGGAGTACTCGATCCGGGAGACGAAGGATTACCTGGCCGAGCGGGGGGTCCCGGTCCGCCGGCCGCCGTCCCCGTCCGAGTCCTCGGCGGCGTCGGTCCGGTCTTCCTGA
- a CDS encoding type IV pilus twitching motility protein PilT has translation MSTAVETKIDSPANEPEANKLFRMCIKYQASDLHLKVGMPPSMRLSGVLRQMQLPPLTTSDMERLMFPLLTPRQRGILDEEGGVDFAHLIYDGDNETRFRVNLFKQRGRLSLVARRVNNKIPSFEALHLPAVLADITQYDQGIVILAGVTGSGKSTTIASMLQYVNERERMHIVTIEDPVEYTFKDDKSIINQREVGIDVIDWDTALKHAVRQDPDIILVGEMRDRDTFSAAMHAAETGHLVFGTIHAGSAPSTISRLLDLFPRDMHSSLRQSLAFNLKAIVAQKLLPTTKEWSDKGVGRVPTNEIMRINPTVKKLILNEDDNKLGDAIRIGKEEGMMDFTESLRQLVVNEKIERAVAFEVAPQPEALKMALKGITINQPGIL, from the coding sequence ATGTCCACCGCCGTCGAAACCAAGATCGACTCGCCGGCCAACGAGCCCGAGGCGAACAAGCTGTTCCGCATGTGCATCAAGTACCAGGCGTCCGACCTCCACCTGAAGGTCGGCATGCCCCCCTCGATGCGGCTCTCCGGCGTGCTCAGGCAGATGCAGCTCCCCCCGCTGACCACGTCGGACATGGAGCGGCTGATGTTCCCGCTCCTGACCCCCCGCCAGCGCGGGATCCTCGACGAGGAAGGGGGCGTGGACTTCGCCCACCTCATCTACGACGGCGACAACGAGACCCGGTTCCGGGTGAACCTGTTCAAGCAGCGGGGGCGGCTGAGCCTGGTCGCCCGCCGCGTGAACAACAAGATCCCGTCGTTCGAGGCCCTCCACCTCCCCGCGGTCCTGGCCGACATCACCCAGTACGACCAGGGGATCGTCATCTTGGCCGGCGTGACCGGGTCCGGCAAGTCGACGACCATCGCCTCGATGCTCCAGTACGTCAACGAGCGCGAGCGGATGCACATCGTCACGATCGAGGACCCGGTCGAATACACGTTCAAGGACGACAAGTCGATCATCAACCAGCGCGAGGTCGGGATCGACGTCATCGACTGGGACACGGCGCTGAAGCACGCCGTCCGCCAGGACCCGGACATCATCCTCGTGGGCGAGATGCGCGACCGCGACACGTTCAGCGCGGCCATGCACGCCGCCGAGACGGGGCACCTCGTGTTCGGGACGATCCACGCCGGGTCGGCGCCGTCGACGATCAGCCGCCTTCTCGACCTCTTCCCGCGGGACATGCACTCGTCGCTGCGGCAGTCGCTGGCGTTCAACCTCAAGGCGATCGTCGCCCAGAAGCTGCTGCCGACGACCAAGGAATGGTCCGACAAGGGGGTCGGCCGCGTCCCCACCAACGAGATCATGCGGATCAACCCCACGGTCAAGAAGCTGATCCTCAACGAGGACGACAACAAGCTCGGCGACGCGATCCGGATCGGCAAGGAGGAAGGGATGATGGACTTCACCGAGAGCCTCCGCCAGCTCGTCGTCAACGAGAAGATCGAGCGCGCTGTGGCCTTCGAGGTCGCGCCCCAGCCCGAAGCTTTGAAAATGGCCCTCAAGGGGATTACCATCAACCAGCCTGGTATCCTATAA
- a CDS encoding GspE/PulE family protein yields the protein MIRPSLVLATFLMGTLGVASGADAADLLSPLLAQAESVSIPRGPGFYLNLFKFIPVILVYLLWVRTTDWVEHDGRELNNPKFETWNSVIFFSGVLGLAMVFSIPIYPIGLTLLLLAYFIPILTYVFIRNQTVADDQKVLTPYHLGEVVNDLLARLGMRPLFNKNLGSVDRAGPPITFIGKTSGSTNKEDPSRVRQAEESRSFMAAKELVYDAVLRRATDIHLEPTTDQLSVRYRIDGILHAAEPFDRATGDAVINVFKVLSAMDISEKRKPQDGSFGAKLQGRDLDFRVATSGSKAGEKLVMRILDNSSGVSKLEDLGMRPKLAEQVKSLVTQPHGMFLSCGPTGSGKSTTLYAALREIDRYQRNIITVEDPIEYHLDNVTQMEVNTKAGQTFAAALRSILRQDPDVIMIGEVRDQETANIACQAANTGHMVFSTVHSNDAVTALFRLLDLGVEPFMIASALSAVLGQRLVRLLCDACKEPYKPKPEFLKKANLPADKVDVFYRRPENPEQVCPQCGGTGYFGRAGIFELLVLTEPIREMLRENPSLTKIKAEARRGGMIYLQEDGLRQVIQGRTSIEELLRVVK from the coding sequence ATGATTCGTCCGTCTCTGGTGCTCGCGACGTTTCTGATGGGGACGCTCGGCGTCGCTTCGGGGGCCGACGCCGCCGACCTGCTCTCTCCGCTGCTGGCCCAGGCCGAGTCGGTGAGCATCCCGCGCGGGCCCGGCTTCTACCTGAACCTCTTCAAGTTCATCCCGGTCATCCTCGTCTACCTGCTCTGGGTCCGGACGACCGACTGGGTGGAGCACGACGGCCGCGAGCTGAACAACCCCAAGTTCGAGACCTGGAACAGCGTCATCTTCTTCTCGGGCGTGCTCGGGCTGGCGATGGTCTTCTCCATCCCCATCTATCCGATCGGCCTGACGCTGTTGCTGCTGGCCTACTTCATCCCGATCCTCACCTACGTCTTCATACGCAATCAGACCGTCGCCGACGACCAGAAGGTGCTGACCCCCTACCACCTGGGCGAGGTCGTCAACGACCTGCTGGCGAGGCTGGGCATGCGCCCCCTGTTCAACAAGAACCTGGGGTCGGTCGACCGCGCCGGGCCGCCGATCACGTTCATCGGCAAGACCTCGGGGTCAACCAACAAGGAAGACCCCAGCCGGGTCCGCCAGGCCGAGGAGTCGCGGTCGTTCATGGCGGCCAAGGAACTGGTCTACGACGCGGTCCTCCGCCGCGCGACCGACATCCACCTGGAGCCGACCACCGACCAGCTCTCGGTCCGCTACCGGATCGACGGCATCCTCCACGCCGCCGAGCCGTTCGACAGGGCCACCGGCGACGCCGTCATCAACGTGTTCAAGGTCCTCTCGGCCATGGACATCTCCGAGAAGCGCAAGCCCCAGGACGGCTCGTTCGGGGCCAAGCTCCAGGGCCGCGACCTCGACTTCCGCGTCGCCACCTCGGGCTCCAAGGCCGGCGAGAAGCTGGTCATGCGAATCCTCGACAACTCGTCGGGGGTGAGCAAGCTCGAGGACCTGGGGATGCGCCCCAAGCTGGCCGAGCAGGTCAAGAGCCTGGTCACCCAGCCCCACGGCATGTTCCTCTCGTGCGGCCCCACCGGCTCGGGCAAGTCGACCACGCTCTACGCGGCCCTCCGCGAGATCGACCGCTACCAGCGGAACATCATCACCGTCGAGGACCCGATCGAGTACCACCTCGACAACGTCACCCAGATGGAGGTGAACACCAAGGCCGGGCAGACCTTCGCCGCCGCCCTGCGGTCGATCCTCCGGCAAGACCCCGACGTCATCATGATCGGCGAGGTCCGCGACCAGGAGACCGCCAACATCGCCTGCCAGGCGGCCAACACCGGCCACATGGTCTTCTCCACGGTCCACTCCAACGACGCCGTCACGGCGCTCTTCCGGCTGCTCGACCTGGGGGTCGAGCCGTTCATGATCGCCTCGGCCCTGTCGGCCGTCCTGGGCCAGCGGCTCGTCCGGCTGCTCTGCGACGCCTGCAAGGAGCCCTACAAGCCCAAGCCCGAGTTCCTCAAGAAGGCCAACCTCCCGGCCGACAAGGTCGACGTCTTCTACCGACGCCCCGAGAACCCCGAGCAGGTCTGCCCCCAGTGCGGCGGCACCGGCTACTTCGGCCGCGCCGGCATCTTCGAACTCCTGGTCCTGACCGAGCCGATCCGCGAGATGCTCCGCGAGAACCCCTCGCTGACCAAGATCAAGGCCGAGGCCCGCCGCGGCGGCATGATCTACCTCCAGGAAGACGGCCTCCGCCAGGTGATCCAGGGGCGGACCTCGATCGAGGAACTGCTCCGCGTCGTCAAGTGA
- a CDS encoding CvpA family protein: MSVPPALIDTLLVALMLFMTYVVSSEGAWGAALMFFNVLFGGLIAFNFFEPLANLIDSTGIGWSFSETLAMMLIFCVSVLLLRLATETLAPVMVRFPNPVYQLTRLAFSFATTVVTFAIILVAFHAAPVHKKVFGYIEYNTKPPFGMGIDHAWLGFFQYTTGDIFATYGSGVRDPYSTYGKTGNQVVPVHLFDPRGKWLLDKQKARPYGEGEILDEGGGGEAAGGPEGPAGAGGGPGAPPGGMTSRPIGGPVAPAPPN; encoded by the coding sequence ATGTCCGTGCCTCCAGCCCTGATCGACACGCTCCTCGTGGCCCTGATGCTCTTCATGACTTACGTCGTGTCGAGCGAGGGCGCCTGGGGCGCGGCCTTGATGTTCTTCAACGTCCTCTTCGGCGGCTTGATCGCCTTCAACTTCTTCGAGCCGCTCGCGAACCTCATCGACTCCACGGGGATCGGCTGGAGCTTCTCCGAGACCCTGGCGATGATGCTCATCTTCTGCGTCTCGGTGCTGCTCTTGCGGCTCGCGACCGAGACCCTCGCCCCGGTCATGGTGCGGTTCCCGAACCCGGTCTACCAGCTCACCCGGCTGGCGTTCTCGTTCGCGACCACGGTCGTCACCTTCGCGATCATCCTGGTCGCCTTCCACGCCGCCCCGGTCCACAAGAAGGTCTTCGGCTACATCGAATACAACACGAAGCCCCCCTTCGGCATGGGGATCGACCACGCCTGGCTCGGTTTCTTCCAGTACACCACCGGCGACATCTTCGCCACCTACGGATCGGGCGTGCGGGACCCGTACTCCACCTACGGCAAGACCGGCAACCAGGTCGTGCCGGTCCACCTGTTCGACCCCCGCGGCAAGTGGCTGCTCGACAAGCAGAAGGCCCGCCCCTACGGCGAAGGGGAGATCCTGGACGAAGGGGGCGGCGGCGAGGCCGCGGGGGGCCCCGAAGGGCCGGCGGGGGCGGGAGGAGGGCCCGGAGCCCCTCCGGGAGGCATGACCTCGCGACCGATCGGCGGCCCCGTGGCCCCGGCGCCGCCGAACTGA